The Sneathiella limimaris region ATCGTCACCAACGGCAAGGTAACAAAGAAAATTCCATGGCTGATAATTGCCGTCCAGGGCTCGCCATAAGGGCCAGTTGTTGCCCAGAAAGTCAGGAACCCAAGCGCAGTAATCACTGGTGGTAGAATAAAGGGTGCAACACCCAACAGCCGAAATACTTGCGCCCAAGGGGCTCGGTACCGCCATAAAAACCATGCCAAAGGCAAAGCGACCGAGACAGCTAGAAAGGCAGATCCTGTGGCCAGGATAAGAGAATTAATCAAAGCATCGCGCCAACCTGCATCCGTAAAAATCTGAGCATACCAGGAAAGTGAAAACCCTTCTGGTGGGAAGGTCAGGCTTTGCTTCTCATTAACGGATACTCCGACCACCACAATGAGGGGAAGCAGCATGAAAAAAGCAACACATGCAAAGAACAGGGTGCGGGAAAGACGAGCGTTCATCTCACAACCTCCGTCTTCCGGCCAATAAGTAATGTTAGTCCAACCAAAGCCAGCGACATCAGCACCAAGAACACGGCCATTGCGGAAGCAAATGGCATGTTGGACTGATAAATGGCCTGATCCGTAATCAGCACCGAGAGGGTCCAATGTTGGGGGCGCCCCAGAATTTGCGGGATTAAATAGCTTCCAAGGGCAAAGACAAAGACCATAATCAAGGCAGCCAAAAGAGTATTTCTCTGAACTGGGAACAGGACATTCAGAAAGGCCCTTATTGGTGACGCACCCATAGTTCTCGCCGCTTCCAGAAAACTGGTATCAAAGCGGGCCAAAGATGGATAGAGCACCAGAATACTATATGGGAGTGCTTGATAAACCATAGCGGTCAACACTGCCCCAAATCCCGGATAGTAAGCGGTGGGTTTTTCCAAAAGCCCCAACCATACCAGCACATTTGAAAGTCCCGCCGTTCGGGAAAAAAGAGAAGACCAGGCAAAGCCAATAATCACCTCTGACAATGACAAAACAGAAAGGATGCCAATCAGCCATATGACCTGTGTTGGGCGGGAAGTTTTGGTCAGCAGGTAGGTAAAGGGAAAAGAAATTGCGACACAGATAACCGCCACCATCATGGCCAGCATCAGGGAAAAGCCCAATACCTTGGCAAAAAACAGGCTAAAAAACCGCTCATAATTGCTGAGAACAAAATCTGGCGTGTAAAATCCGCCCACATCCCGCTGAAAGAAACTAACGGCGATCATGGTACCGAAGGGGATCACAAAAAACACCAACAGCATGAGAGCTGGATAAAATAAGGGACCATAATCCCGGATCGATTTGGGGGGCAGTTGCATCATTGGGTGAGCATCACACAATTTTCAGCCGGCAGATTTAAACCGACCTCATCACCAATTTTCAGATCCTGCCGATCACGTGGAGACGTCACTGTTGTCATTTGCTGACCCTCAATCTCAACAAAAGTTTCAACCGTACTCCCAAGATCACGGATGAAGACAACCTTGCCCGTCAGATCTCCGACCTCAGCACTCACAATACGGACATCTTCAGGTCGGATTGAAAGTGTTGCGCTCGAATGGCCTTCAGGCAATCGCAGATCCTTGAGGGGAAATGATTTGAATACGGGAACCCCTGCCCCATTTGCAGCAACTTCCAGAAGGTTTGTCGCGCCAATGAAGTCGGCGACAAACTTATCTGCAGGTTTTCGGTAGATATCAACGGGACTGGCTGCCTGCCGAATTCTCCCCTCGCCCATCACAACGACCAGATCGGCCATTGTCATGGCTTCTCTTTGGTCATGAGTAACGACAATCGTCGTGATTCCCAGTTTTTGCTGCAACTGGCGAAGTTCAAGCTGCATATCCTCGCGCAGCTTGGCATCAAGAGCCGAAAGCGGCTCATCCAACAGAAAGAGACCTGGTGACAATGCCAGCGCCCGAGCAATGGCAACGCGTTGGCGCTGTCCGCCGGAAAGCTGATTGATCATCCGGTTTTCATATCCCGGTAAATGGATGAGATCCAGTAGTTCTTTCACCCGAGCCTGCTGCTCGCTCTTACTACTTTTCCGGATCCGCAAAGAATAAGCAATATTCTCAGCGACGCTGAGATGTGGGAACAAAGCAAGGGACTGAAACACCATGCCAAGGTTCCGTTTGTGTGTTGGAATGCGAGTAATATCTTCACCATCAAGATGGATATCACCATTGGTTGGATCTTCAAGACCAGCAATCATGCGAAGAAGCGTTGTCTTGCCGCAACCAGAAGGCCCAAGCAGACATACGAAGCTGCCTTCAGGTATGTCCAGATTTACATCTTTTACGGCTACAAAGGATCCAAATTCCTTGCGAATTCCCGTCAAGGTTAGTCCCGACATTCCGCCTCACTTTACTCTTTAAAAACTGGCTGGAGCTTCTTGAACTCCAGCCAGCCTAATTTTAACATCTAATACGTAAGGATATACGCCTCTTGCGGCTTAGCCAACAATCAGTTCTGTCCACTTCTGGTTCAACCAGTCAGAACGGTTCTGATACATGTCGTAGCGCGGAATGATCGGGTCGATTTCGGATGACACAGACGCAAATTCATCGGCTGTCAGGTTCAAAAGAGGCCGCTTCACAGTTGGTGATGTTCCAACTTTACGAGACATCTCAGACTGCACATCTGGAAGGCTCATATAGTTCATGAAGATATGCGCCTCTTCAACCTTATCTGAGGCACGGGAAAGCGCCCAGCTACCGCTGTCCAGAATACCCCCTTCTTTAGGGAAGGTTGAACGAACAGGGTGGCCATCAGCAATCGCAAGACCTGTAACATCATGATAATATTGACCCATTGGGATCTCACCGGACTTCAAGCCTTGCTCAAACTGAGCTTCATCCCGGTACCATAGACGGACATTTGGTTTAACTTCAGCCAGCTTATCAAAAGCTTTGAGAATTCCCTCTTCCGTATCCAGGACCTGGGTACCACCGAGGAAAGTTTTCGCTGTCACCTCCAATAGGAAGGAGTTGGAGACCAGCGCCAAAAGACCCAATTGATCTTCACGAGCTGCATCCCACATGGCGGCCCAGGAAGTTGGCTCTTCCTTAATGACTTCAGTATTGGAAACCAGATTTACATACCAAGACACGGCGCCAACACCAGCCACACGACCGTCAGGATACTTATTGATAAAGTTACCAAGCAAGTTTTCACTGTTCGGGATCTTGGACAGGTCAAGTGCTGCCCAAAGATCTGTTTTCTGGCCTTTCAGCATGGCTACCTGAGACATCATGGAAACGTCAGCCGGTGCGCGTTTTGCGCGGGCTGCCTGCTCCAACTGAACAAGCCATGCTTCACCTGTTGGCTCCGCCACAGATTCTACAGCAATACCGGTCGCTTCGGTAAAGCCTGGGAAGATATGCTTATCGAAAGAGTCCTTAAAGTACCCTCCGTAAACACCAACCTTCAGTGACCGCTCATTCGCGCGGATGATGGATGGCATGGAAAACGCGACAACACCAGCTGCGCCTGCGCCTAATGCAGCGCGCCGTGTAATCCCCTTTGATTTTATTTCAGACATATTGCACTCCTCTGTTTAAATTCCTTGGCACACACGAGGTTATCCCTTGCTTGATTATTATTGTTTGTCTTTCAAAAATGGACTGAAAGCCATCAGGCTCAGGATCTCAAAAAGAACCTGTGCACCCACATGAGCTGAATTCGTTGTCGGATCATATTGGGGAGCAACTTCCACAACATCACCACCGCAGATATTCAAGCCTTTCAAACCCCGTAAAAATTCCAGTACTTCCCGTGTGGTCAATCCGCCCACTTCCGGCGTACCCGTCCCTGGTGCGAAAGAAGGATCAATCCCGTCAATATCAAACGTAACATAGACAGGCCCATCACCGACCACTTCCCGGGCTTTTTCGATTACTGCGGCAATGCCCATATGAGGAACATCTTCTGCGTGAATAACCGTCATTCCAGATTTCTCTGAAAATTCCCACAAATATTCAGCAGACCCCCGGATCCCAATTTGAACGGTCCGTGTCGGATCCAGAACCCCATCCAGCACCGCATTTCGAAATGGGCCGCCATGATGGAATTTTGTTTCATCAAAAGAGCCGCCCGTATCACAATGGGCATCAATATGGATAAGACCAACAGGGGCTTCCCGACCGACAACCTTCAGAATGGGATGAGTTATGGAATGATCACCGCCCACTGATAGCGGGACAACACCCGCATCAACAACCTTGTTGATATAGGCTTCAATATTATCAAGGCTCTTTTCAAGCCGATAACGACTGTCAAAAGCAACATCACCAATATCTTCAACAGCGAGTTCCTGTACTGGCGCTGTTTTCAGGACATGGTTATAGGGACCAATACGTTCAATCGCACGAAGAGCGCGCGGGCCGAAGCGCGCACCAGGCCTGTTGGTCACACCCAAATCCATTGGAATCCCGATCAGAGCAACCTGCAAATCTGAAATTTGGGTCGCAAGGTCAGTGACATGACGGTATGGGGCATCCAGAAACGTTGGGACACCTGAATAAGGGGCAAGGCGCGTTCCCTCTCCAGAGAAGATTTGGTTCGCAACTTTTTGAAATTCCGGATCATGTAACTCACCGCCATGGCTTTCGCCAAACTGCGCACGGAGTTCCTCTAACCTCTCCGGGTTCCAAGTCTTTGACATCTTGCACCTGTCTGTATTTTTTTCACATACGAGAAATAATCAACTCTCTAGCATTATTGAATAATTAGATTTCAGACGACCCCTCAAGCCTCGAAATCCCTTATTCCTCGATTGACGAACATAATTGTTGTGAATAAAATTCGAAAAAGCAATTGATATTGTTCCTGCCGCCATGTGAGAAAAATTCACATATAAGTTTTGAAAGTGTATCACCTGAATGTCCTCGTCGCTGCCACCGCTGAAACCGCTACGCGCTTTTGAAGCCACAGCAAGATCTGGAAGCGTCACAGCAGCAGCAAAAGAACTCAATGTAACTCATAGTGCGATCAGCCATCAGATCAAGGCACTCGAGAAATCCCTTGGGTTGAAACTGTTTGAAAGAGAAGCGCAAGGCTTGAAACTCACAGCGCAAGGCAACCAGCTTCTACCTGCTGTAACGCTTGCTTTTCGGGAAATAACTGCAGCAGCCGTGCGCATGAACAGACCGACGACCAGCGGTAAGCTCTCCATTGCCTGCCCGCCTGCCTTACTTTCCTTTTGGTTGGTCCCCCGTATTAATCGCTTTTGTGCACAATATCCTGAAATCCAGCTCCATTTTACAGCTTCTGTCGATAAATCGCTGCTCTTTAACGCAGATGTAGATGTGGCGATTCTTTATGGAGATCCGCCCAGGCGGGATTGCTGGCTCAGCCACTGGACGCAGTTTGACCTCTTCCCTGTTACATCCCCAACCCATGCTAACCGTCATGCTATTCGCACACTTGATGATCTGGAAGATCATGTAATCCTGCACGCAGATGATGGTCGGGAATGGCAAACCTGGCTTGGAACAGCAGGGGCGCTTGGTCTCTCCCCTCGGCAACAACATTATATGGGGGACGCCCGGTTGGCAATTGATGCTGCCTTGCAGGGACAAGGGATTGCCCTTGGCGATACCCTGACCGCCAGCAACCTGCTTCATACTGGCGACCTTGTAATCCCCTTTGATCTGGCTGTTCCGGCGAATGATGCATTCTATATCGCAAGTCAAAATGAAATTCGCTCTACACCAATTGTAGACGCCTTTATTGAATGGCTCTTTGAAGCCCTAGAAGAGGACCAGGCCGAAATGCCGGTTCCCAATTCCGAAACAACGCAACGCACCTTATAATCTATAACGGACCCAAATGACCTCTGCCGCCTTCAACCCGCTGATTGATACCTTATCTTTGCCACCTATCCCGCTCGTTCAAAAATGGGCAAAAGCCTATGATGGATCCAGAGGAAAGCTACTGGATCTTGCACAGGCTGTACCGGGGTATCCACCTGCTCCTGAAATGCTGACTTGGCTCAAAGAAACAGCAGGCGACGCAAGCTATACTGGTTATGGCCCGATCGAGGGGGATTTGGATTTGCGAGAAGCCTATGCGAAGGAGGTTAGCAATATCTATAGAAGCCCCATTGGAACTCATCAAATCCACATCACTTCAGGCTGCAATCAGGCTTTTGTTGCCGCCGTTATGACGATAGCTGGCGCGGGCGACAGTATTCTTTTGAGTGATCCCTTCTACTTCAATCATGACACAACGCTGGACATGCTGGGGATCGGCGTCAAACGCTTTGCCCTTAGCGAAGAGAACAATTTCATTCCGCGAATTAGTGACCTGGAAGCGGCACTTGATCCGACGGTCAAGGCCATCATGCTGGTCTCCCCCAACAACCCAACGGGTGCTATTTACCCTGCAGAGTGGCTTGAAGAGGCACTTTTCCTTTGCCAGAAAAAAGGAATTTGGATGATCCTCGATGAAACCTATCGGGATTTTCTCCCCTTGGATCAGTCGCATCCTCATGACCTTTTTGCTAAAAGTAGCTGGGGGGAGAACTTTATTCAGCTCTACAGCTTTTCAAAATCCTTTTGCATACCTGGACATCGGCTTGGTGCCATTATCGCTGGTGAGACCGCAATACAACAGATCATCAAGGTGATGGATAATCTACAGATTTGTGCACCCCGTCCTCCCCAAGGTGCCGTTGCAAAAGGCATCGTGGAACTCGATAACTGGCGGGCCGAAAACCGCAATGAAATCGCCCGTCGGGCTGAGGCATTAAAAGAAGCCTTAAGACCACTTGAGAAGTGGCATGTTGCATCAATTGGCGCCTATTTTTCCTATATCAAGCATGATTTCGACGGCGTTTCGTCTGAAGTGATTGCAGAAAAACTAGGCCGCGAATATGGGGTTAGCTGTCTGCCGGGTACATTTTTTGGAAACGGACAAGACTCTTATCTGCGTTTTGCGTTTGCCAATATCGACCCGGCGAGTATTCATCTGCTAACTGAACGGTTGAAAGGCTTCACGCTAACAAGCTAACGCGACCGTTCATTCCTTATTCCGACCCTCACATCTGGTAACACCAATGCACCTGCCATGATGGTTGGTGAAAAAGCTGCCGATATGATCCTGCAAGAAACCTGATAGCAAGAAGCGAGAAACTTATGGCTGATCAGCATTTTGCACCTGACTATTCCGAAACACCCTACTGGTGGGCTGACGCTACGCCATATCCCGCACAGGCAGAGCTCACGAAAAAGGCTGATGTTGTGATTATCGGCGGCGGATATACAGGGCTACATGCGGGTATCCAAACGGCCAGAGCAGGTATGGATACAGTCGTTGTTGATGCTGAAGACTTGGGATGGGGATGCAGCACTCGAAACGGTGGTCAAATTAGCACCAGCATCAAACCCACATATAGCGAACTTGTGGGCCGGTTTGGCAGTGATCAGGCACTCGCCATCTATCGGGAAGGTCAGAACTCCCTCTCCTGGACTCAAGAGTTCATTGAAACAGAGCAAATTGAATGTGACTTCGATGTTGTTGGGCGTTATCACGCGGCCCATTCGCCGCGGCACTATGAAAAGCTGGCCAGAAACCTTGCACCTGCCAGAGAGGAACTGGCTGACGACGCATTCCTAATCCCGCGAGATGAACAATATAAAGAACTTGGGACAGATGCGTATTATGGGGGTGTAGTATACCCGCGACATGGCAGTCTTCATCCAGCGAAATATCATGCTGGCTTGGTCGCAACTGCTGAGAAAGCAGGGGCAAAATTAATAGCCCAATGCCCGGCCACAAATATCAATCGAGAGAGCAAGGGTTTCACTGTCCATACGGCAAAAGGTGAAATTCATGCAAAAAAAGTTGTCCTCGCAACGAATGGCTATAGCGGGTCTTTGTCCCGCTGGCATCAGCGTCGGGTAATCCCGATCGGCAGTTATGTAATCGCGACTGATATTATCGACCCGCAGTTGATGAAAAAACTAATGCCAACCAATCGAATTATCAGTGATACCCGAAAGGTCGTGTACTACTATCGGCCCTCACCAGACCACAAAAGGATCATCTTTGGCGGCCGGGTGTCGCTCTCTGAAACCAACCCCAGATCAAGCGGCGAAAAACTGCACAAGGTCCTCCGAAATGTATTTCCAGAGTTGGAAGGCATTGGAATTTCCAGTTCCTGGATGGGATTTGTGGCCTTTACTTTTGATAGTCTTATGAATGCAGGCGAAGAGGATAATCTCTATTACGCGATGGGTTATTGCGGCTCTGGCGTCGGAATGGCGGGGTATCTAGGTATGAAAACAGGCTTGAAAGTTGCCGGAAAGGCTGAAGGTAAAACAGCGTTTGATAACGTCCCGTTTCAGACAAGACCTCTTTATTCTGGCAATCCCTGGTTTTTAGCGCCTTCTGTTCTCTTTTACAAAATGCGGGATTCCTTGGGGATCTGACAACGCCACACCTTTTTATTCAATGGCAAACCCACTTAGTTTTTCAGGGTCTTTTAAATGGATGCTTCCCCTAGCAATGGATACGCAGCCCCGCCTTTCCAATTCTTTGAGTTGTCGCCCCACGACTTCACGGGCGGTCCCAAGCTCTGCCGCCAAAGCTTGATGCGTAATATTGATATTCCCTTCAGAATCAGCAAGTTGCAGCAAGCGAGCCGCCAACCGTTTATCTAATCGTTCAAAGGCGACCTCTTCAACGACATGCATCACATCTGAAATCCGGTTTGAATATTGAGAAAAAACCAATCGCCGGAAACCGGGTGATTTGGCTATAGCTGTCTCAAATGCTTCCTTTGAAATTGAGACCGCGGTGACATCCGTTTCGGTAATTCCCTCAGCGCTATAAAGTTCGTTTGAGAGGAGACAAGCTGTTGTCATAATACAGGTTTCTCCGCCACTGACCCGATATAGAACGATTTCCCTTCCTGAGGCCGAAGTTTGCTGAACACGAACTGTTCCTTGCAGTAAAAGGAGAAAACTTTCGGCCTTTAACCCAGGGGCAAAAACTGTTTTACCTGCCGGTATCTCAATGATGTTGGCCTGTTCCTCCAAAAGCTCCCTATCCGCAAGCGGTAAGCTTGCAAGATCCGGAAATTGATCAATCCACCCCATTGCGCCCATTTCAACCCTTTTCTCGCTATGTGACTTAGTCACAGACATTCCAAGGCTACGGTAGAATAATAGACTTGTGAAATCAAAATCAGGAGTCGAAAATGCAGTTAAATGTCGGGAAAATAGACAGAACCCTGCGTGTCGCAGTTGGCGCCCTTTTGCTGGCCCTTGTATTTACGGGCCCCCAGACACCTTGGGGATGGATCGGACTGATCCCTCTTTTGACAGGTCTGGTTGGATATTGTCCGGCTTATTCCCTATTTGGTATTAAAACCTGTAAACGATCCTGAAAATCAAATAAATCTATTTAAGGTAGTGCTGACCATGACAACAAATGTAAAAACAATTTTTGATAAGGCGACATTCACCGCAACCCATATCGTATGGGATCCTGAAACAAGTAAAGCGGCCATCATCGACAGTGTCCATGATTATGATCCAAAATCAGGCCGGACATCTACTGTGTCAGCTGACGAAGTCATTGCCTTTATCAAGGAAAAAAATCTCACGGTTGAATGGATTCTGGAAACTCATGTCCATGCAGACCATCTAACAGCCGCACCCTATTTAAAAGAAAAGTTAGGCGGTAAAACCGGAATTGGGTCCAAAGTCGATACGGTTCAGGGAGTTTTCAAGTCCCTGTTTAATCTAGAGCCAGAGTTTTCCACTGATGGAAGCCAGTTCGATCATCTGTTCGAAGATGGTGAGACTTTCATGATTGGTAACATGAAAGCTGAAGTAATCCATACTCCTGGCCACACCCCAGCCTGCGCAACATATGTGATTGGTGATGCAGCCTTTGTCGGCGATACCCTGTTCATGCCAGACTTTGGAACGGCCCGTTGCGATTTCCCAGGTGGAGATGCCCGTCAACTTTTCCAGTCCATCCAGAAAATTTTGGCTCTCGATCCTGGAACCCGTCTGTTCCTCTGCCATGATTATGCACCCAATGGCCGGGACTATATTTGGGAGACAACTGTCGCTGCTGAAAAAGAAGGCAATATTCACGTAAATGACAAGGTTGATGAAAATGCATTTGTAGAGATGCGAACCAACCGTGACAAAGAGCTGGATATGCCTGTTCTTATTCTACCATCTGTCCAAGTCAATGTCCGCGCAGGTGACCTACCCCCTGCTGAAGACAACGGGACGCGATATCTAAAAATCCCACTTGACGCTGTCTAAGCCTTCAACATTTTCCTGGGGAGGAAATCATGGACATCAAAAAGATTGATGACGAACTAAGTGTGTCACCACAAATACTGGCTTCAGACCTTAAAGCCCTCAAAGAAGCTGGCTTCAAATCAATTATCTGCAATCGTCCTGACGGTGAAGGTAATGATCAGCCTAGTTTTTCTGAGATTGAGGCAGAGGCCCAGAAACTTGGTCTTCAAGCTTTTTATCAACCCGTTCAAACCGGCAAGGTAACCGACGAAGATGCGGAAACCTTTGCTGGTATTTATGCCAGTGCCCCCAAACCTGCCTTCGCCTATTGCCGAAGTGGTACCCGTTCCACCACTTTATGGGCGTTGAGCAGGGCTGGCCATATGCCGGTTGCAGATATCCTGACGAAAGCGAAAAATGCTGGTTACGATATGACAGGTGTTGTCCGAAGAATTCTGAACAATGGCAAGACACCAGCCAACGACATTGATGGGCAATATGACGTTGTTATTGTAGGCGCAGGTTCTGCCGGGATCTCAGTTGCTTCCTCAATCCTCGGGCGAGCACAGGATCTTAATATCGCGATCATTGATCCAGCAGATATCCACTATTATCAGCCCGGCTGGACATTGGTTGGCGGAGGCGTCTTTGACGCTGACGAAACCGTAAAAACGCTTTCGTCTGTTCTTCCAAAAGGTGTGCACTGGATTAAGGCTGCCGTCGCTGCATTTGAGCCAGACAAGAACGCAGTTCTATTAGAAGGCTGCCGCCTGATTAAATATGATCGGCTTGTTGTCTGCCCTGGGCTAAAGCTTAACTGGCACAAGGTTGATGGGCTTGTGGAAACCCTTGGCAAAAATGGTGTCACCTCCAACTATCGCTTCGATCTTGCACCCTACACTTGGGAATTAGTGAAGGCCCTGAAGGAAGGAACCGCACTCTTCACCCAACCTCCTATGCCCATTAAATGTGCCGGAGCACCACAAAAGGCCCTTTACCTCTCAGCAGATCATTGGTTCCGTCAGGGTGTCCTGAATAAAATTGACATTGAATTTTACAATGCTGGTGGAGTTCTTTTTGGCGTTAAGGAATATGTTCCCGCGTTGATGGAATATATTAAAAAGTATGATGCGGATCTCAAATTCAATCATAACCTCGTTGCTATTGACGGAAACCGCAAAGTTGCAACTTTTAATAAGACCGATGCAGACGGCGCTGTGGAAAAAGTGGAACGAGAGTTTGACATGATCCATGTTTGTCCGCCGCAATGTGCTCCGGATTTCATTCGGGTTAGTCCATTAGCAGATGAGGCCGGCTGGGTTGACGTGGACCAAAATACTCTCCGTCACAAAACATATGACAACATCTGGAGCCT contains the following coding sequences:
- a CDS encoding ABC transporter permease produces the protein MNARLSRTLFFACVAFFMLLPLIVVVGVSVNEKQSLTFPPEGFSLSWYAQIFTDAGWRDALINSLILATGSAFLAVSVALPLAWFLWRYRAPWAQVFRLLGVAPFILPPVITALGFLTFWATTGPYGEPWTAIISHGIFFVTLPLVTITLGFSSIDGELVEAASTMGANDRTVFRTVIFPLILPYLISGFAFTFVLSLNEYIVAYMTVGFTMETLPIKIFNALRYGYTPTMAAVSFLFVLVAAVVFSLIARFGNLPKLLGNNEGGE
- a CDS encoding ABC transporter permease, with amino-acid sequence MMQLPPKSIRDYGPLFYPALMLLVFFVIPFGTMIAVSFFQRDVGGFYTPDFVLSNYERFFSLFFAKVLGFSLMLAMMVAVICVAISFPFTYLLTKTSRPTQVIWLIGILSVLSLSEVIIGFAWSSLFSRTAGLSNVLVWLGLLEKPTAYYPGFGAVLTAMVYQALPYSILVLYPSLARFDTSFLEAARTMGASPIRAFLNVLFPVQRNTLLAALIMVFVFALGSYLIPQILGRPQHWTLSVLITDQAIYQSNMPFASAMAVFLVLMSLALVGLTLLIGRKTEVVR
- a CDS encoding ABC transporter ATP-binding protein, yielding MSGLTLTGIRKEFGSFVAVKDVNLDIPEGSFVCLLGPSGCGKTTLLRMIAGLEDPTNGDIHLDGEDITRIPTHKRNLGMVFQSLALFPHLSVAENIAYSLRIRKSSKSEQQARVKELLDLIHLPGYENRMINQLSGGQRQRVAIARALALSPGLFLLDEPLSALDAKLREDMQLELRQLQQKLGITTIVVTHDQREAMTMADLVVVMGEGRIRQAASPVDIYRKPADKFVADFIGATNLLEVAANGAGVPVFKSFPLKDLRLPEGHSSATLSIRPEDVRIVSAEVGDLTGKVVFIRDLGSTVETFVEIEGQQMTTVTSPRDRQDLKIGDEVGLNLPAENCVMLTQ
- a CDS encoding ABC transporter substrate-binding protein, giving the protein MSEIKSKGITRRAALGAGAAGVVAFSMPSIIRANERSLKVGVYGGYFKDSFDKHIFPGFTEATGIAVESVAEPTGEAWLVQLEQAARAKRAPADVSMMSQVAMLKGQKTDLWAALDLSKIPNSENLLGNFINKYPDGRVAGVGAVSWYVNLVSNTEVIKEEPTSWAAMWDAAREDQLGLLALVSNSFLLEVTAKTFLGGTQVLDTEEGILKAFDKLAEVKPNVRLWYRDEAQFEQGLKSGEIPMGQYYHDVTGLAIADGHPVRSTFPKEGGILDSGSWALSRASDKVEEAHIFMNYMSLPDVQSEMSRKVGTSPTVKRPLLNLTADEFASVSSEIDPIIPRYDMYQNRSDWLNQKWTELIVG
- the speB gene encoding agmatinase; protein product: MSKTWNPERLEELRAQFGESHGGELHDPEFQKVANQIFSGEGTRLAPYSGVPTFLDAPYRHVTDLATQISDLQVALIGIPMDLGVTNRPGARFGPRALRAIERIGPYNHVLKTAPVQELAVEDIGDVAFDSRYRLEKSLDNIEAYINKVVDAGVVPLSVGGDHSITHPILKVVGREAPVGLIHIDAHCDTGGSFDETKFHHGGPFRNAVLDGVLDPTRTVQIGIRGSAEYLWEFSEKSGMTVIHAEDVPHMGIAAVIEKAREVVGDGPVYVTFDIDGIDPSFAPGTGTPEVGGLTTREVLEFLRGLKGLNICGGDVVEVAPQYDPTTNSAHVGAQVLFEILSLMAFSPFLKDKQ
- a CDS encoding LysR substrate-binding domain-containing protein: MSSSLPPLKPLRAFEATARSGSVTAAAKELNVTHSAISHQIKALEKSLGLKLFEREAQGLKLTAQGNQLLPAVTLAFREITAAAVRMNRPTTSGKLSIACPPALLSFWLVPRINRFCAQYPEIQLHFTASVDKSLLFNADVDVAILYGDPPRRDCWLSHWTQFDLFPVTSPTHANRHAIRTLDDLEDHVILHADDGREWQTWLGTAGALGLSPRQQHYMGDARLAIDAALQGQGIALGDTLTASNLLHTGDLVIPFDLAVPANDAFYIASQNEIRSTPIVDAFIEWLFEALEEDQAEMPVPNSETTQRTL
- a CDS encoding aminotransferase — its product is MTSAAFNPLIDTLSLPPIPLVQKWAKAYDGSRGKLLDLAQAVPGYPPAPEMLTWLKETAGDASYTGYGPIEGDLDLREAYAKEVSNIYRSPIGTHQIHITSGCNQAFVAAVMTIAGAGDSILLSDPFYFNHDTTLDMLGIGVKRFALSEENNFIPRISDLEAALDPTVKAIMLVSPNNPTGAIYPAEWLEEALFLCQKKGIWMILDETYRDFLPLDQSHPHDLFAKSSWGENFIQLYSFSKSFCIPGHRLGAIIAGETAIQQIIKVMDNLQICAPRPPQGAVAKGIVELDNWRAENRNEIARRAEALKEALRPLEKWHVASIGAYFSYIKHDFDGVSSEVIAEKLGREYGVSCLPGTFFGNGQDSYLRFAFANIDPASIHLLTERLKGFTLTS
- a CDS encoding NAD(P)/FAD-dependent oxidoreductase, encoding MADQHFAPDYSETPYWWADATPYPAQAELTKKADVVIIGGGYTGLHAGIQTARAGMDTVVVDAEDLGWGCSTRNGGQISTSIKPTYSELVGRFGSDQALAIYREGQNSLSWTQEFIETEQIECDFDVVGRYHAAHSPRHYEKLARNLAPAREELADDAFLIPRDEQYKELGTDAYYGGVVYPRHGSLHPAKYHAGLVATAEKAGAKLIAQCPATNINRESKGFTVHTAKGEIHAKKVVLATNGYSGSLSRWHQRRVIPIGSYVIATDIIDPQLMKKLMPTNRIISDTRKVVYYYRPSPDHKRIIFGGRVSLSETNPRSSGEKLHKVLRNVFPELEGIGISSSWMGFVAFTFDSLMNAGEEDNLYYAMGYCGSGVGMAGYLGMKTGLKVAGKAEGKTAFDNVPFQTRPLYSGNPWFLAPSVLFYKMRDSLGI
- a CDS encoding helix-turn-helix domain-containing protein, with amino-acid sequence MTKSHSEKRVEMGAMGWIDQFPDLASLPLADRELLEEQANIIEIPAGKTVFAPGLKAESFLLLLQGTVRVQQTSASGREIVLYRVSGGETCIMTTACLLSNELYSAEGITETDVTAVSISKEAFETAIAKSPGFRRLVFSQYSNRISDVMHVVEEVAFERLDKRLAARLLQLADSEGNINITHQALAAELGTAREVVGRQLKELERRGCVSIARGSIHLKDPEKLSGFAIE
- a CDS encoding YgaP family membrane protein, whose product is MQLNVGKIDRTLRVAVGALLLALVFTGPQTPWGWIGLIPLLTGLVGYCPAYSLFGIKTCKRS
- a CDS encoding MBL fold metallo-hydrolase; the encoded protein is MTTNVKTIFDKATFTATHIVWDPETSKAAIIDSVHDYDPKSGRTSTVSADEVIAFIKEKNLTVEWILETHVHADHLTAAPYLKEKLGGKTGIGSKVDTVQGVFKSLFNLEPEFSTDGSQFDHLFEDGETFMIGNMKAEVIHTPGHTPACATYVIGDAAFVGDTLFMPDFGTARCDFPGGDARQLFQSIQKILALDPGTRLFLCHDYAPNGRDYIWETTVAAEKEGNIHVNDKVDENAFVEMRTNRDKELDMPVLILPSVQVNVRAGDLPPAEDNGTRYLKIPLDAV